The sequence ACAAACCATGACATTTTTTTCCCCAAACAATAACCGGCACAAAAGTGCCAACAATGTAACATTGAATGAAGATGTTCAAAAAGGGTTGTAATGTAGCCTTCAACCCACCTGGCGACGCCCGAAGATTTTGGTCTCTAGTCGAACTCGGAAGCTATGTCAAGCCTTGCTGTAATAGCATCACGGCAGCACGGTTAAGACATCCGGTTTTCGTATtatgccttcaaaataaatgtccgCGGTGAAAACTATGTGTATGATACAAAATCAATATTTTTTGCATAGTGCATAATGttaaaatgatgtaaaaaaaaaaggtataacaacatggggtgaAATTTTTTACCAAAGAGAATTACTACATTATATACGACAAATAATATTATGAAGTGGAGTACATTGAGAAATGGTTGGAGATTAAGTAAATGATTGTAAAGAACATACAGTAGTAATAGCCTACCAGTAAAACACAAAATATAGGCCTAAattgaccatttaaaaaaaatgaccaTTATTTTGATTGTATGATTATTGTTCATTTACTGCTGCTATTGTTCAAGGGTGCAATTTAGAAATGTAATGTTTAAGAAAAGTCTTAGTTTATATTTGTTGTGTTGCACGAACAAATTGCACTTCACAGAAAAAACTACCGATTGTGTGTCCATAAAACCATTGTCCAGTTTACTCACTAGTGTTCATCCCTattatacaaaaaaaaataatttgaACAAAAAGCTAGATCATAGGAAGTGTTGCTGCACTTTTACCCGTGTCAGATAGGTTTGAATGGAGTAACTGGACACTATGGCACAAATATAGCACTGTACAGGCAAAATGATCGATTGTGTGTCCATAAAACCagggtccagtctactcactgtcCCTAGAATACAAATCAGGTGCTCATCAGCATTGGGATAATATAGGTCATTTACAGGTATGCCAATCAGTTAACACCCCATCCACTGATCACATTGTTGTCCCCCACGATGAAATCGGGGAGGGGACTGTGGTCTGTCTCCGTCCATTCGTTAGTCAGATGCAATATTTTAGACAGCATTGTTCAATCTTCGCTAACGAGAACCAAGAGGGGCCTAGCTTCCTCCTTCATGACTGGGAAAGGCCTCAATTCTAGGCCGTAGAAAATCCTACATCCATCTCATTAGATCAgaacaggatggatcaacaatgaTTCATATTACTTGCATCCTAAAAAAAGACTAGTTGTGTTTTGCTGCAGAACACACTTACATTATGTGTCTACCCATATGATGTAGAGCATTGTCAGGTTATTAGATGTATAAGCTTCAGTAACAAAATAACACCATGGTTGTTACAACACTTTAAACAGATACTTTTTGTGTACAATATGTTTGTCTTGACTCCACACTGGTAAGttaacttatgtaaattagacagtCACAGAGGATTTTCTTCTGAATAACTGGTCAGGGCATAGCACTTTCCATTCAGCTTCAGGCAACTTTAATGTAAGGCTTGATCACACCTGTAATGACTACTTCTATCCATCACACCCATTGTTGCTTATCCATTGTATCagttcatacagtgccttcagaaagtattcaggcccattgactttttctacattttgttacgttacagccttattctaaaatgtattaaattgttttttccccctcatcaatctacatacaataccccataatgataaagcaaaaacaggtttttagaaaggtttggcacacatgtatttggggagtttctcccattcttctctgcagatccactcaagctctgtcaggttggatggggagcgtcactacacagctattttcaggtctctccagagatgttcgatcgggttcaagtctaggctctggctgggccactcaaggacattgagagacttgtcccgaagccattcctgcgttgtcttggctgtgtgcttagggttgttatcctgttggaaggggaaccttcaccccagtctgaggtcctgagcactatggagcaggttttcatcaaggagctctctgtactttgctccgttcatctttgcctcaatcctgactagtctcccagtccctgcagctgaaaaacttctccacaacatgatgctgccaccacaatgcttcatcataggggtggtgccaggtttcctccagacgtgatgcttggctttcaggccaaagagctcaatcttggctacatcagatcagagaatcttgtttctcgtggtctgagagtttttaggTGCCACACTGTGTCGAGATAGCCTCGGCCTACGCTACTGCTGAAATGTGCTGAATTAATTGAGGAACATGATAATGCTCTGAAGTTATGAATGGCCTGTTTTGAAATTCACAACAATGTCATTGGTGATCAAAGTTAGGCCTACTCTATTATTACTTAATATCAGTGTCACTTGCTGTGAAATCTTTACATGATGGTGCAGCCTCAATGTGGCCCAGcgataatctcagctcgttacctgtataaaagacacctgggagccagaaatctttgagagggggtgaaataattatttccctcattaaaatgcaaatcaaatttataacatttttgagatgcatttttctggatatttttgttgttattctgtctctcactgttcaaataaacctaccattaaaattatagactgatcatttctttgtcagtgggcaaacgtacaaaatcagcagggcgatcaaatacttttcccccccactgtaccaTTTCATACGGTGGCATTCATTTGAGAAAATTTTGATTGCATTTGACAAGAGGAAGTGAACAACCACTTTGTATAGCAGCTAAAAGAAAATAAAACTAATTGCTGTGAAAAGTATTTCAGATGTTTATTTGAAAAGTATTTACATTTAGGAATGTATGTATTCATCCTAGCTTGTTATGGTCTTCAAAATGGATATAATGAATGTACATCTGTGGTGCCTGATGCACATCTGTTAACCCCCCCGCACAAATGAACAGTCTGATCTGGAGGTACACATCCTGGGGAGAacggtcaaaagcagtgcactatatagtgagtagggtgtcatttgggactcagtGTCCTTCTGTGTGAGTACCGGAGACCAGTATATTCTGACAGAATGGGTTTAGGTTAGAATAGGCCAGATGAGGAGGAATTGTCCTCAGTACTGGAAACTTCTCTTGGTCTGAATGTCATCAAGGATTTGCTGCAGCTCCTCATCCTCAAACCGACCCTCCACACTGCAAAGATAACAAACAGGTTTCAGAACAAAACAGCACAACTACTGTCACTAAATGTATAATTAaatgtaacatttatttaactaggcaagtcagttaagaacaaattcttatttacaatgacagcctaccagggagcagtgggttaactgccttgttcaggggcagaacgacagatttttaccttgtcagctcggggattttatCCAGCCACCTTTCAGTTCCTGGCCAAatgctctaaccacgaggctacctgccacacAGTTTGGTTATACCAAACGCTTAAGCCCGATTTCCTGATCAAGAGCCGACTGCTAcccaatcagagacaaggttTAGAGTCTGGGTTAGAGCAGGGGTTTCTAAAGTTTTTCACTCAGGCCctccttccagcattggggaacatcccgtgCCCCCCTGCGTAGGCACCACATCTACTTCTATGGGCACAAGCTCTGTTCATGGCACAAACTGTTCACAACCCTCTTGTTGGCAGAGAGAACATGTTGAAGGTTTAAAGCTTAATTCCTGCAATTGTACatattttgtcatggggtgcaaagaaaatgttgctgttttaaagcacattttcttcaaattctttagatttttccctgtataatgtgtattcatgtgatatgagtgacaaacattacaacaagaTATTTAGGCAAAAAACATGCTTTAAAAAGTTAACTGACATGGgatagttgatctggacattctTGACAAGTTAAAAATggctctctaaggtatgcaatgactgacatgacaagaggaactgatgatacaCTACCCAACTTCAAAATGACACCTTGTGCACCTTCTagagtaagttgaaagccggACTGAACCCCCTggcagtttgggaaccactggtttagAGGGCTGAGTATGATGATAAGTGAGGAGACAGTAACAGCAGGTCTTACCTAGGGATGAGGGCTTTGGCCTCCTCTGCTGCTTCTGGACAAAGGTTGGCCAAACTGGCTAACTCAAACTTATGCAGTTTCTTCTGCAAGAGCAAGCTGTGGGATACAGGACAATAATTTCAGTCAACATGAAAAGTTAATGAAAACATTCACCACCATATAAATGTACATTGAATTTTATAAGGTATTGACATTTGTTTTTGGTTGTGATCGTGACAACAGTTACACTGACCTGCGAACACTGGCGATAGTTTCTCTGTTTTTGAACCGGCTGAAACGTGCAGTATAATTCAGAGTTTTCATGAAGACCTCAGATAGCTCTTGTTCGTCCTCTGCACTCTCGTTCTGCTGCTTGCGATGCTCCAGAAGCATGTGTACCTCAGAGTTTAGAAGCGTTTCCGCATTCTCGAACTCTGAAGAAGGCAGGGGAGGGGTGGgttttaattaagcaataaggcctgcgGGGGTGTggaatatggtcaatataccacggctaagggcagtAAAAATACCcgtaagggctgtatccaggcactctgtgtcTGGACAGAGCCCTTACgggtatttttactgctctaattatgttgataaccagtttataatagcaataaggctcctcTGGGTTGGTAATTTATTGCCAATATACCAGgctatgggctgtgtacaggcactccgcgttgcgtcttgatgaagaacagcccttagccatggtatattggcaaaTGAATCACCAACCTCTTGAGGAGCCTTACTGCTATTGtaaaaactggttaccaacgtaattagagcagtaagaaTACAactggtatacggtctgatataccagaattcagggctcaaaccacacaGTTTATGATGTGGAATATAGTTAGATAGCTACCTTGGTACCTTAAGTGAAGCGTTATATTCAATCTAgttaacataaatacatttggatACGAACCTTTGGGAAAAAGTAGCTGAGAAGCGTCCTCCTCGATATCTCCGACAGTTGTTGTTGAACCGCCACTGGACGCCATGCTGCTTGTCACAGTGAATGAACTAGCCTTCCTAGCTGCGGGTACAGTTTTAAAAAATTGATAAAAAAAGAAACAGCTGGTATCCAGTTGCTTGTTCTGAACCAAAAATGTCGTATATCGGCGCCTTATAATTGTTTGCACAATTGTTTCGGCATTACAAAAACATTAGCAAGACGAATCTCCAAATTCAGCCAGGAAGGAAGGTGCTAGCCGAAAAAAAAATAATGTGTACCAATCAGCGTCTCGTCAGAAACAGAAAAAAAGTACTTCTGGGTCACGGAATTTCAGAgactttcaaaataaaagtcccccaaCGTAATAGCAGAAAGGTGTCAAAAACCTGTATTGTTCATGATATAACAAATAATTGTCTAAACATTAACAATGATAAATATTTGTTCATATTTAAGTGACATTGGGGTTTTAAAACATGTTCAAAGGTCAAATAAATGACCCCAATGCGAATCAATGTACATATATTACATATTGGTTTATAGATTAAAAACTATTCTGGGTGCGACACAAAGTATTGCAGcgaatactcagtagggtctgtagaatgtATAGGCTATTTTATCTCacttggtgctttcaagacaacttggagtttcgacttggaattccgagttgaaaGACCTCTCAAAACTATTTTTCCCAATCTGAGCTCgttttttccccgagttcccagttgtcgttAAGGCGGCGACTGATGCTAGACATGTTCAGGACATGTCCGATAcacaaaaacacagacacacacgcagcaGCAGCAAACCAACAGGATGAATCTGACGTGCTTGTCATGAGATAGTGAGTCACGTAGTAGATACTCAATTCCACCTTAGAACCAGTTTCACTTTCATACACAGCTCGAGACTAGACAGAACTTCATCGGGTAAGCGTAACAAATAGTTTGCGCAATACCATTATTGCCTGTAATGTAATAGAAAAGTAGAGTAGGACAATGATGTCCTCAGTTTATACGACCGTATAGCCTATTGACATAGGTCTGCTGTATTCTTTCTAAAACTATTCATTTGAAACGGCCaaaaacctaaaagggttcttcagctgtccccatatgagaacctttttggttccagttagaacccttttgggttgtacgtagaaccctttccacagagggttctacatggaacccaaaagagttctacctgaaaccaaaaagggttatcctatggggacagcggaataacccttttggaaccatttttttcTAATAGTGTTggattgcaggaaatttgcttctGGACCAGAGtcaggaatataaatatataagtaTGTGAAGGGTGTGTATTGACAGTATGTGAATATAAAATGTGTGTACATCAGTAGTTGTATAGGACGAGCCATAGAAtacattacagttgaagtcggaagtttacatacaccttagccaaatacatttaaactcagtttttcacaattcctgacgtgtaatcctagtaaaaatgacccgttttaggtcagttaggatcaccactttattttaagaatgtgaaatgtcagaataatagtagattgatttatttcagattttatttctttcatcacattcccagtgggtcagaagtttacatactctcaattagtatttggtagcattgtctttaaattgtttatcttgggtcaaatgtttcgggtagccccccacaagctttccacaaaaagttgggtgaattttggcccattcctcctgacagagctggtgtaactgtgtctggtttgtaggcctcctcactcacacacgttttcagttctgcccacaaattttctatagggttgaggtcagggctttgtgatggccactccaataccttgactttgttgtccttaagccatttttgccacaactttggaagtatgcttggggtcattgtccatttggaagacccatttgcgaccaagctttaacttcctgactgatgtcttgagatgttgcttcaatatattcacataatttttcatcctcatgatgccatctattttgtgaagtgcaccagtccctcctgcagcaaagcaccccacaacatgatgctgccacccctgtgcttcatggttgggatggtgttcttcagcttgcaagcctccgcctttttcctccaaacataacgatggtcattatggccaaacaaatctatttttgtttcatcagaccagaggacatttctccaaaaagtccgatctttgtccccatgtgaagtTGCAAACCATAATCGGGCTTTTTTATGGcgcttttggagcagtggcttcttccttgctgagcggcctttcaggttatgtcgatataggactcgttttactgtgaatatagatacttttgtacctgtttcctccagcatcttcacaaggtcctttgctgttgttctgggattgttctgggattgatttgcacttttcacaccaaagtgcgttcatctctaggagacagaacgcgtctccttcctgagcggtatattgactgcgtgatcccatggtgtttatacttgcatactattgtttgtacagatgaacgtgataccttcaggcgtttggaaaggatgaaccagacttgtggaggttttggctgagttattttgattttcccatgttgtcaagcaaagagacagtgagtttgaaggtaggccttgaaatacatccacaggtacacctccaattgactcaaatgatgtcaattagcctatcagaagcttttaaagccatgacatcattttgtggaattttccaagctgtttgaaaggcacagtcaacttagtggttgtaaacttctgacccactggaattgtgatccagtgaattataagtgaaataatctgtctgtaaacaattgttggaaaaattacttgtcatgcacaaagtagatgtcctacccgacttgccaaaactatagtttgttaattaacaagaaatttgtggagtggttgaaaaacaagttttaatgactccaacctaagtgtatgtaaacttccgacttcaactgtatatacttacagtgccattcggaaagtattcagaccccttgactttttccacattttgttagccttattctaaatggattaaataaatcaatttcctcagcaatctacacacaatacccaaagcAAAAGCAAAGCAAAAAGAGGTagagaaattttagcaaatatattaaaaataaaaaacagaaataccttatttacatatgtattcagaccctttgctatgagactcgaaattgagctcaggtgcatcgatCCCccttatacaacttgattggagtccacctatggtaaattcaattgattggacatgatttggaaaggcacacacctgtctatataaggtcccacggttgacaatgcatgtcagagcaaaaaccgaactatgaggtcgaaggaattgtccgtagagcttcgaaacaggattgtgtcaaggcacagatctggggaagggtaccaaaacatttctgcagcattgaaggtccctaagaacacagtgggccccatcattcttaaatagaagaagtttggaaccaccaaaactcttcctagagctggctgcccccggctaaactgagcaatcgggctagaagggccttgttcacggaagtgaccaagaacccgatggtcactctgacagagctctagagttcctctgtggagatgggaaaaccttccagaaggacaaccatctctgcagtactcccccaatcaggcctttatgatagagtggccagacagaagccactccttagtacaGGGCATAtgatagcctgcttggagtttgccaaaaggcatctaaagactctcagaccatgagataccaagatcgaactctttggcctgaatgccaagtgccacgtctggagaaaacctggcaccatccctacggtgaagcatggtggtggcagcagcatcatgctgtggggatatttttcagcggcagggactgttcTCCCTGTTACCATCTCGAaggtggagacagtacaggtgcatcaaagctgggaccgagcgactgacaacgcaggagtggctttgagacaagtctcaatgtccttgagtggcctagccagagcccggacttgaacccgatcatccgtggctcaggtggctgaggtacTTGATAATCTTCtcagccttcctgtgacatcgggtgctgtagatgtcctggagggctgaCAATGTGCTCCCGAGAATGcattgggctgaccgcaccaccgtCTTGAGAGACCTGCGGTTGTGTGCAGTGCATTTTAAGTACCCTTGCTGTGATATTTCCCGACAGAATCCTCTCAATGgttcatctgtagaagtttgtgaggatcTTAGGGGCCTAGGAAAAatgttcagcctcctgaggttgaagacgcattgttgcgccttcttcaccacactgtcggtgtgaagggaccatttcaagtcctcagtgatgtgcacacagaggaacttgaagcttttgaccttctccactgtggccctgtcagtgtggatgggggcatgctctctctgctgtctgctggagtccacaatcagctccttagttttgttgacgttgaggcagAGGTTAGTTTCCATGGCAGCCAGGGCTCTCATCtccctgttgtgtcgtcagcaaacttgatgattgatttggagatgtgcgtggccacacagtcatgggtgaacaaggagtacaggagggggctgagcatccacccctgtggggcccccatgttgaggatcagcttggtAGAGGTCGAactgtcaggaagtctaggacacACTTGgacagggaggggttcagacccagggtcctgagcttagtgatgagcttgaaggctgagctgtagtccatgaacagcattcttacaaaggtattcctcttgtccaggtgggatagggccgtgtgcagtgcaatggcgattgcatcatctgtagatctgttggggcggtatgcaaattctagtgggtttagggtgtcgggtaaggtggaggtgatcctTAACcattctctcaaagcacttcatgatgacagaagatagtaatttagttcagttaccttcgctttcttgggtacaggaacaatggtggacatcttgatgcAAGCTGGGACAACATacagggataaggagagatttaatatgtccgtaaacactccagccagctggtttgcACATGCTATGATGATGCGGCACACAGTCCTTGTGAGCGGTGGGGGCTCACATCGTCGAAGTGGGCGATGaaagtgtttagcttgtccgggagcgaAGCGTCACTGTCCCCGACTTGGCTGGCTTTCCCTACCACATGCGTATCATAtccgagccgttgaattgcgactccactttttcCATGTACTGTTGTTTTGCCTcattgattgccttacggaggtcaTAGCCTGTTTGTTTGTACATGTCCATGTccccagtcaccttgccgtggttaaatACGGAGgtttgtgctttcagttttgtgcgaatgctgccatctatccatggtttttggtttggataagttCTAATCGTCACTGTAGGAACAGAACATTTCCCTGTTCGAGTGATCAAAATAGTCTTGAAGCTTCCTGCTTAAGTTTCTGCCTTTAGGCGGGGAGGAGCAGCATGGAggtgtgatctgatttgccaaagggagggcgggggagggccttgtaaccGCCCCGGAAGGGAAAGTAACAATGGTCAAGCATGTTCTCCCCGCGTGTAGCACAGGAAATTTTCCTCTGATTTTCTTTATTAacgtccccagctacaataaatgcggcctcagatATGCGGTTTctagtttgcacaaagtccagtatAGTTCCTTGAGAGCCATCACAATGTCGGGCTtgtgggggaatatacacgacaataaccgaagagaattctctcggGAGGTAATGCAGTGGGCATTTGATGTAAGATCTTGAGTGGATGGCTGAGCCTGGAGTCTGAgtctggagaaagagagagttgagCTGACCAACAGCTCACACGGTTGTGTGTGTGGCAGCCAGCCTAACGCCGCGTTCACGGCATGTCGGGAACTCTTAAATACGACCCACCTACTAGGAAACATGGGTATGATCTCTGGACCCTGATCCTTCCCACATGCTGAACTCAGACTTCATACACCACTGAAAATTGCAACAAACATGGCAATTTACTAAGAACAGTAAACCATGCCACACATAGCATGTCCAGATCTAGGAATAGGACATAGGAATGGTTTACATGCCACAGTATCTTACCTCCTCTTTTTTTGTATTGAATTTACAGAATACTAACTTCTTGAAACTCATGGAACCATGAGTCGCAGAAAGACAAGCAAAAATGGCTCTCACGCTGACAGCTCAGCCTTAAAGAGCCCACCGAAACAAAGGTATATCATCAAAGGTTCCACCCTAAATCCCTCTAATGGCTCAGGGGACTCAGGAACCAGCAGAGCGacggccagccaggccagggaagCAGGAGCAAATACAGACACACGTTATGCCAAGAAGAACATCCCTACTGTCAGATATCATCCTGACATCGCACAGAAGAGACCTGAGGCTCATCAGCATAGTCATAGCCCTGACAAGAGCAGTCAGGTCAGGGGTAAGCCTGTGGTCTCTCCCCCCAGGACCAATCAGGATCAAATAAAATCGAATAAAATCAGCAGAGCcatggccagccaggccaggggaGCAGGAGAAAAGACCACAGACACACGTTATGCCAAAAGGAACATCCCTACTGTCAGATATCATCCTGACATCGCAGAGAAGAGAGCTGAGGCCCATCAGCATAGTCATAGCCCTGACAAGAGCAGTCAGGTCAGGGGTAAGCCTGTGGTCTCTCCCCCCAGGACCAACCAAGTTGGGGGGAGCTCCATGGTCTCTCCCCTCAGGCCCAAAGCACTGCCCCTGGGATTAGGTCAGAAAGTAGAGGTGGAGGCGGTGGAGCTCCAGACCCGGGGCCAGAGAGAGAACCCCAGCTGGTTCTCCTGGCGTCAGAACCGAATCACAGCGTCGGTCGCTCACCGACTCGCCCATAGCCGCTTCGTTACTGGCAAGAGCACGACCCCGCCGGCTTCCTACCTGGCCGCCATCACAGGCCGCGGCGCCAACGTCAAAACCCGCGCCATGACCTGGGGCATTGAGCGGGAAGCCGAGGCCGTGTGGAGGTACCATCTACTTTAATTGTTCTGCGATTGTTTTTAAATATTGTATTAAATGTTGTATTCTGTGGCTGTAATAAAGTACAATCTCATCTCATTTTATCTCAGATATCAGAGCCTGAAGAGCAAGGCCCTGGGCCGGGCGGTGAGGGTGCAGGAGTGTGGCTTGTTCATCGACCCCCAGCGCCCCTGGCTAGCAGGCAGTCCTGATGGCATTGTAGAGGACCAACGGACCGGCCAACGGCTGCTCTGCCTAGAGGTCAAGTGTCCCTACAAGCACCGTCAGAACACTGTAGCCCAGGCCTGTAGAGAGGACCCAGCCTTCTGCCTGACAATACAGGaccagggggaggaggggggacaggTTAGTTAAGACATGTTGTATCATTGTACCCCCTGACTTGGGCTATACCAAGCTTTATTTCTTTTTTGTTCAAGCATACTATCATAATAAAGG comes from Salmo salar chromosome ssa20, Ssal_v3.1, whole genome shotgun sequence and encodes:
- the LOC106580984 gene encoding uncharacterized protein; translated protein: MSRRKTSKNGSHADSSALKSPPKQRYIIKGSTLNPSNGSGDSGTSRATASQAREAGANTDTRYAKKNIPTVRYHPDIAQKRPEAHQHSHSPDKSSQVRGKPVVSPPRTNQDQIKSNKISRAMASQARGAGEKTTDTRYAKRNIPTVRYHPDIAEKRAEAHQHSHSPDKSSQVRGKPVVSPPRTNQVGGSSMVSPLRPKALPLGLGQKVEVEAVELQTRGQRENPSWFSWRQNRITASVAHRLAHSRFVTGKSTTPPASYLAAITGRGANVKTRAMTWGIEREAEAVWRYQSLKSKALGRAVRVQECGLFIDPQRPWLAGSPDGIVEDQRTGQRLLCLEVKCPYKHRQNTVAQACREDPAFCLTIQDQGEEGGQVRYHLKPDHSYFTQIQCQLAVTGLTQADLVVFTLKETAIVPVTFDPLFWDDTLAKLEMFYTDAVLPYIRDVPDMRPVE
- the rpb4 gene encoding DNA-directed RNA polymerase II subunit RPB4, whose product is MASSGGSTTTVGDIEEDASQLLFPKEFENAETLLNSEVHMLLEHRKQQNESAEDEQELSEVFMKTLNYTARFSRFKNRETIASVRSLLLQKKLHKFELASLANLCPEAAEEAKALIPSVEGRFEDEELQQILDDIQTKRSFQY